A DNA window from Vigna unguiculata cultivar IT97K-499-35 chromosome 10, ASM411807v1, whole genome shotgun sequence contains the following coding sequences:
- the LOC114167362 gene encoding pentatricopeptide repeat-containing protein At4g01030, mitochondrial has product MTLCIAFHSHSFMDNLVQPFHHLNPYYVQNSQTHMQPRSHSPTSVSLGMSEPQLVSSPQFSSPKFSPFFHPLDNLGELKTLNSVRELHAQMVKMPKRGSSVTMDGRMMKNYLEFGDFVSATKVFFVGFSRNYLLWNSFLEEFASFGGDSHEILEVFKELHNKGVEFDSKALTVVLKICLSLMELWLGMEVHACLVKRGFHVDVHLSCALINLYEKCLGIDRANQVFDETPLQEDFLWNTIVMANLRSERWEKALELFRRMQSASAQATDGIMVKLLQACGKLRALNEGKQLHGYVIKFGRLSNTSICNSVVSMYSRNNRLDLARAVFDSMEDHNLASWNSIISSYAVNGRLNGAWDILQKMQSSSFIPDIITWNSILSGHLLQGSYEMVLTSFRNLQKANFKPDSCSITSALQAVIELGCFNLGKEIHGYIMRSNLDYDAYVCTSLVDMYIKNISLDKAEVVFHHSKNKNICAWNSLISGYTYKGLFNNAENLLTQMQGEGIKPDLVTWNSLISGYSMWGHSEEALALMNRIKSLGLTPNVVSWTAMISGCCQNENYMDALQFFIQMQEENVKPNSTTICSLLRACAGPSLLKKGEEIHCFCMRHGFVDDIYVATALIDMYSKGGKLRVAHEVFRKIKEKTLPCWNCMMMGYATYGRGEEVFTLFDSMCKTGIIPDAITFTILLSACKNSGLVMEGWKHFDSMKTYYNITPTIEHYSCMVDLLGKAGFLDEALDFIHAMPQKADASIWGALLSACRIHKDLKIAEIAARNLFRLEPYNSGNYVLMMNIYSSFDRWGDVERLKDSMTSMGVKIPNVWSWTQVGQNIHVFSTEGEPHPEEGEIYFELYQLVSEIRKLGYVPDTHCVLQNIDEKEKEKVLLSHTEKLAMTYGLIKTSDGSPIRVVKNTRICQDCHTAAKYISLARNREIFLRDGGRFHHFMNGECSCHDRW; this is encoded by the coding sequence ATGACACTTTGCATCGCCTTCCATAGCCATAGTTTTATGGATAATCTAGTACAACCTTTTCACCATCTCAATCCTTATTATGTTCAGAACTCACAAACCCACATGCAACCCAGAAGCCATTCACCCACCTCAGTTTCTCTCGGAATGTCAGAACCCCAGCTGGTTTCTTCTCCTCAATTTTCCTCACCGAAATTCTCTCCATTCTTTCACCCTTTGGATAACTTGGGTGAGTTGAAGACTTTGAATTCTGTGAGGGAATTGCATGCCCAGATGGTCAAAATGCCCAAAAGAGGGAGTTCAGTCACAATGGATGGAAGGATGATGAAAAACTACTTGGAGTTTGGAGACTTTGTGTCAGCGACAAAGGTTTTCTTTGTGGGTTTTTCAAGGAATTACCTTTTATGGAATTCTTTTCTGGAGGAGTTTGCCAGTTTTGGAGGTGACTCACATGAGATTCTGGAGGTGTTCAAGGAATTGCATAATAAAGGAGTAGAATTTGACAGCAAAGCTCTCACTGTTGTTCTGAAAATTTGTTTGTCTTTGAtggagttgtggcttgggatggAAGTTCATGCTTGTTTGGTTAAGAGAGGCTTCCATGTTGATGTACACTTGAGTTGTGCATTGATCAATCTCTATGAGAAGTGCTTGGGAATAGATAGGGCAAACCAAGTGTTTGATGAGACACCACTTCAAGAAGATTTCTTGTGGAATACAATTGTTATGGCAAACTTGAGGAGTGAGAGGTGGGAGAAGGCCTTAGAACTGTTCCGTCGAATGCAATCTGCTTCTGCCCAAGCCACTGATGGCATCATGGTCAAACTGCTGCAAGCATGTGGAAAGTTGAGAGCTCTCAACGAAGGGAAGCAGCTTCATGGGTATGTTATAAAATTTGGAAGATTGTCAAATACTTCAATTTGCAATTCTGTAGTTAGCATGTACTCTAGGAACAATAGACTTGACCTAGCTAGAGCAGTTTTTGATTCAATGGAGGATCATAACCTGGCCTCTTGGAACTCAATAATTTCGAGTTATGCAGTCAATGGCCGTTTGAATGGTGCGTGGGATATCCTCCAAAAAATGCAGTCTTCCAGCTTCATACCAGACATTATAACTTGGAATTCTATTTTGTCTGGCCATCTTCTTCAAGGATCATATGAAATGGTTCTCACCAGTTTCCGGAATCTGCAAAAGGCCAATTTCAAGCCAGATTCATGTTCAATAACTAGTGCTCTGCAAGCAGTTATTGAATTGGGTTGCTTTAATCTTGGGAAAGAAATCCATGGCTACATAATGAGAAGTAACCTTGACTATGATGCCTATGTTTGTACTTCTTTAGTGGATATGTATATTAAGAATATTTCCTTAGATAAAGCTGAAGTAGTCTTTCATCAttcaaagaacaaaaatatctGTGCTTGGAATTCATTGATATCAGGTTACACCTACAAGGGCTTGTTTAACAATGCGGAAAATCTATTGACCCAGATGCAGGGAGAAGGAATAAAACCAGATTTGGTGACATGGAATAGTTTGATTTCAGGTTATTCAATGTGGGGCCACAGTGAGGAAGCTCTGGCCTTGATGAATAGGATCAAGAGTTTAGGATTAACCCCTAATGTGGTGTCCTGGACTGCTATGATATCAGGGTGCTGTCAGAATGAGAATTACATGGATGCCCTGCAGTTTTTCATCCAAATGCAAGAAGAAAATGTAAAACCTAACTCCACAACCATTTGCAGCTTACTCCGAGCATGTGCGGGACCATCACTGTTGAAGAAAGGTGAAGAGATACACTGCTTTTGCATGAGACATGGGTTTGTGGATGACATATATGTAGCCACAGCCCTTATTGACATGTATAGTAAGGGAGGAAAATTAAGAGTAGCCCATGAGGTTTTCAGGAAAATAAAGGAGAAAACACTACCATGTTGGAATTGCATGATGATGGGATATGCTACTTATGGCCGTGGTGAAGAGGTATTCACTCTTTTTGACAGCATGTGCAAAACAGGTATCATACCTGATGCTATAACCTTCACCATTCTTCTATCTGCCTGCAAGAATTCAGGTTTAGTCATGGAAGGGTGGAAGCACTTTGACAGCATGAAGACATACTACAATATTACTCCAACAATTGAGCACTACTCTTGCATGGTAGATCTTCTTGGAAAAGCTGGCTTTCTTGATGAAGCTTTGGACTTCATCCACGCCATGCCTCAAAAGGCAGATGCAAGTATTTGGGGTGCTCTTCTTTCAGCCTGCAGAATTCACAAAGACCTTAAGATAGCAGAGATTGCAGCAAGGAATCTTTTCAGGTTGGAGCCATATAACTCTGGTAACTATGTTCTGATGATGAACATATATTCCAGTTTTGACAGATGGGGAGACGTGGAGCGTCTTAAAGACTCAATGACTTCCATGGGGGTGAAAATTCCAAATGTTTGGAGTTGGACACAAGTTGGACAAAATATTCATGTGTTCTCCACAGAAGGGGAACCACATCCAGAAGAAGgagaaatatattttgagtTATATCAGTTAGTTTCTGAGATAAGAAAGCTGGGATATGTACCTGATACACATTGTGTACTTCAGAACATTgatgagaaggagaaggaaaaggTTTTGCTCAGTCACACAGAGAAGTTGGCAATGACTTATGGACTGATTAAAACTAGCGATGGATCTCCCATCAGGGTAGTGAAGAACACAAGAATTTGCCAAGACTGTCACACAGCAGCAAAGTACATTTCTCTGGCTCGGAACCGCGAGATTTTCCTCAGAGACGGTGGCCGTTTCCACCATTTCATGAATGGAGAATGCTCATGCCATGATCGTTGGTAA
- the LOC114167363 gene encoding abscisic acid receptor PYL9-like codes for MMNGDSRSALEAQYIRRHHKHEPRENQCTSALVKHIKAPVHLVWSLVRRFDQPQKYKPFVSRCIMQGDLGIGSVREVNVKSGLPATTSTERLEQLDDEEHILGIRIVGGDHRLRNYSSIITVHPEVIEGRPGTMVIESFVVDVPDGNTKDETCYFVEALIRCNLSSLADVSERMAVQGRTDPINH; via the exons atgatgaacgGTGACTCTCGCAGTGCTCTTGAGGCACAGTACATAAGGAGGCATCACAAACATGAACCAAGGGAAAACCAGTGCACTTCTGCTCTTGTTAAACACATCAAAGCCCCTGTTCACCTT GTGTGGTCGCTGGTTAGAAGATTTGATCAACCCCAGAAGTATAAACCATTTGTTAGCAGATGCATCATGCAAGGAGACCTTGGCATTGGAAGTGTTAGAGAAGTGAATGTGAAATCTGGCCTTCCTGCCACAACAAGTACTGAGAGGTTGGAACAACTTGATGATGAGGAGCACATCCTTGGCATCAGAATTGTTGGAGGTGACCACAGGCTGAGG AACTATTCTTCCATAATAACAGTGCATCCAGAGGTGATTGAGGGAAGACCTGGAACAATGGTGATTGAATCATTTGTGGTGGATGTGCCTGATGGAAACACCAAGGATGAAACTTGCTACTTTGTGGAGGCTTTGATCAGGTGTAACCTAAGCTCTCTTGCTGATGTCTCAGAGAGAATGGCAGTTCAAGGCCGAACCGATCCCATCAACCATTAA
- the LOC114166134 gene encoding uncharacterized protein LOC114166134 isoform X2, translated as MQQQTLTQRDQLNSPCLPPLPSSPPPTSLLPFKSLPVFSLPAPSPSSSFAPSAAGLNASNKPSSGVKSIKEEALDSLKAFGSASIDAKGPPSPVQTLLGGISAGVIALILYKFATTIEGALNRQTISDNYSVRQITITIRTIVNGLTYLATFVFGLNSLGLFLYSGQLAIKSLMGGDSTEKETESKSTEQSNSSKLSIENITDSTELSGSKEEQSSNDAQ; from the exons ATGCAGCAGCAGACGTTAACACAGAGGGACCAATTGAACTCCCCCTGTCTTCCACCCCTTCCATCTTCGCCACCACCGACGAGCCTTCTCCCATTCAAATCGCTTCCAGTATTCTCCTTACCGGCGCCATCACCGTCTTCCTCTTTCGCGCCCTCCGCCGCAGGGCTCAACGCGTCAAACAAGCC GTCTTCAGGAGTGAAGTCAATCAAGGAAGAAGCATTGGATAGCTTGAAGGCCTTTGGTTCAGCTTCTATAGATGCTAAGGGTCCACCTTCACCTGTTCAGACATTGCTTGGGGGAATATCTGCTGGTGTTATTGCTCTTATTCTCTATAAGTTTGCCACTACCATAGAGGGAGCTCTAAACCGACAAACAATTTCAGATAACTACTCT GTCCGCCAGATAACTATCACTATAAG GACAATAGTGAATGGCTTAACATATCTTGCAACATTTGTTTTTGGCCTGAATTCCCTTGGTTTATTCCTATATTCTGGCCAGCTTGCCATCAAATCCCTTATGGGAGGAGATTCAACTGAAAAGGAAACTGAAAGTAAAAGTACAGAACAGTCAAATTCATcaaagttgtccattgagaatATCACAGATAGCACTGAATTGAGCGGCAGTAAGGAAGAACAAAGTTCAAATGATGCACAGTAG
- the LOC114166134 gene encoding uncharacterized protein LOC114166134 isoform X1, whose translation MLHSQYHHFLFPLPLTPTLTHHKPPHSLLPPLHRKPTILHSVSVSALPQWLAQLADAAADVNTEGPIELPLSSTPSIFATTDEPSPIQIASSILLTGAITVFLFRALRRRAQRVKQAQFRSSGVKSIKEEALDSLKAFGSASIDAKGPPSPVQTLLGGISAGVIALILYKFATTIEGALNRQTISDNYSVRQITITIRTIVNGLTYLATFVFGLNSLGLFLYSGQLAIKSLMGGDSTEKETESKSTEQSNSSKLSIENITDSTELSGSKEEQSSNDAQ comes from the exons ATGTTGCATTCTCAGTATCACCACTTTCTCTTCCCACTCCCACTCACACCCACACTCACACACCATAAACCCCCTCACTCTCTTCTTCCACCCCTTCATCGCAAACCCACCATTCTCCACTCTGTTTCAGTTTCAGCCCTTCCTCAATGGCTAGCGCAACTCGCTGATGCAGCAGCAGACGTTAACACAGAGGGACCAATTGAACTCCCCCTGTCTTCCACCCCTTCCATCTTCGCCACCACCGACGAGCCTTCTCCCATTCAAATCGCTTCCAGTATTCTCCTTACCGGCGCCATCACCGTCTTCCTCTTTCGCGCCCTCCGCCGCAGGGCTCAACGCGTCAAACAAGCC CAATTCAGGTCTTCAGGAGTGAAGTCAATCAAGGAAGAAGCATTGGATAGCTTGAAGGCCTTTGGTTCAGCTTCTATAGATGCTAAGGGTCCACCTTCACCTGTTCAGACATTGCTTGGGGGAATATCTGCTGGTGTTATTGCTCTTATTCTCTATAAGTTTGCCACTACCATAGAGGGAGCTCTAAACCGACAAACAATTTCAGATAACTACTCT GTCCGCCAGATAACTATCACTATAAG GACAATAGTGAATGGCTTAACATATCTTGCAACATTTGTTTTTGGCCTGAATTCCCTTGGTTTATTCCTATATTCTGGCCAGCTTGCCATCAAATCCCTTATGGGAGGAGATTCAACTGAAAAGGAAACTGAAAGTAAAAGTACAGAACAGTCAAATTCATcaaagttgtccattgagaatATCACAGATAGCACTGAATTGAGCGGCAGTAAGGAAGAACAAAGTTCAAATGATGCACAGTAG
- the LOC114166826 gene encoding uncharacterized protein LOC114166826 has protein sequence MEKSSSSRKRKRSKKLSKAKASSRIKKSRKNKSKKVHRREVSLSSYDSDDSRSLDTAASSSSEDSYRRKRDRSRTRKHVKGRKRKAQERSYNRDSSEDSHYVRKKKKVKRKHERDEVKKKLSQKKNIRREASVDLMSDTSQSCSTCQDGIASSDDNRYKKQRGRSERKEKDRRLRRSGSERSSRYRARSSSSCSSENSNEATKQKYAGEKNSRQLRSVITVTKAAEEYEELCRNETREEIANDLDYPCGSDDNNDGGTRRQLELHTHLVSEEKLSLDNEAGDMNVDLNFVEPGVRDMSYNDNSNFKAYSAGTGESAKETSETFDANVNDDDLEKILRQRALENLRKFRSEMQSSGKAPDQKSKIISQVKQPIADKLELVQGKSVVNNAVVGTKFDKQTPGEETNLLVGKRNLVACLRDNEVILDSNKDISIYAMCDIASAPKKVIDHHSGTITEPTNFNATNVELTKQTQNPCLDSFQTPASHESTNAKKLLVTERNAAKTPQAAIQSINNIRDADVSSVENKSNKLQAESNQDSQFEKKTMNVMRDGEMVQVSYKVYIPKKVPALARRQLKR, from the exons ATGGAGAAATCCTCCTCCTCGCGCAAGAGGAAACGTTCTAAGAAATTATCCAAG GCCAAGGCAAGCAGTAGAATTAAGAAGAGTAGGAAAAATAAATCCAAGAAGGTTCACCGTCGCGAGGTTTCTCTTTCGAGTTATGACTCTGATGATTCCAGAAGTTTGGACACAGCAGCATCCTCTAGTTCTGAAGATAGTTACAGAAGAAAAAGGGATAGGTCTCGTACAAGAAAGCATGTGAAGGGTCGTAAGAGGAAGGCTCAGGAACGATCTTACAACCGTGACAGCAGTGAGGATTCTCATTATgttaggaagaaaaaaaaggtaaagaGGAAACATGAACGTGATGAGGTGAAGAAGAAACTTTCccagaagaaaaatattaggAGAGAAGCAAGTGTAGATTTGATGAGTGACACATCACAAAGTTGCTCCACATGCCAGGATGGGATTGCTAGCAGTGATGACAATCGATATAAGAAGCAGAGGGGAAGATCggaaaggaaagagaaagacAGAAGATTGAGAAGAAGTGGAAGTGAAAGAAGTAGTAGATACAGGGCTAGAAGTTCTTCTTCTTGTAGTAGTGAAAATAGTAATGAAGCTACTAAGCAGAAATATGCTGGTGAGAAGAATTCCAGGCAGCTCCGATCAGTTATTACTGTCACAAAAGCAGCGGAAGAATATGAGGAATTGTGTAGAAATGAAACCAGAGAGGAGATTGCTAACGATCTTGATTACCCATGTGGAAGTGACGACAATAATGATGGGGGCACAAGAAGACAGTTGGAACTTCATACGCATCTTGTTTCAGAAGAGAAATTAAGTCTTGATAATGAGGCAGGAGATATGAATGTTGATCTTAACTTTGTAGAGCCCGGAGTTAGAGATATGAGCTACAATGACAACAGTAACTTTAAAGCATATAGTGCCGGGACAGGTGAATCTGCTAAGGAAACAAGCGAGACTTTTGATGCTAATGTGAATGATGATGACTTGGAGAAAATTCTAAGACAAAGAGCGTTGGAAAACTTGAGAAAATTTCGCAGTGAGATGCAGTCAAGCGGAAAAGCTCCTGATcagaaaagtaaaattattagcCAGGTGAAACAACCAATTGCTGATAAACTTGAACTGGTTCAAGGTAAGTCTGTTGTCAATAATGCAGTTGTAggaacaaaatttgataagcaAACCCCTGGAGAAGAAACTAATTTATTGGTTGGGAAGAGAAATTTAGTTGCTTGCCTAAGAGACAATGAAGTGATTTTAGACTCGAATAAAGATATATCTATTTATGCAATGTGTGATATAGCCAGTGCACCCAAGAAAGTGATTGACCACCATAGTGGAACAATCACTGAGCCCACTAACTTCAATGCAACTAATGTAGAATTgaccaaacaaacacaaaatccATGTCTTGATTCATTTCAAACCCCTGCTTCACATGAGTCTACCAATGCAAAAAAGTTACTGGTGACCGAAAGGAATGCAGCTAAAACTCCCCAAGCTGCAATCCAAAGTATTAATAACATTAGGGATGCTGATGTTTCATCAGTAGAgaacaaatcaaacaaattgCAAGCTGAATCCAACCAGGACTCTCAGTTTGAGAAGAAAACAATGAATGTGATGCGCGATGGTGAAATGGTACAG GTTAGCTATAAGGTCTATATTCCTAAGAAAGTCCCTGCTTTGGCTAGAAGACAACTCAAGCGATGA